Proteins encoded in a region of the Diabrotica virgifera virgifera chromosome 4, PGI_DIABVI_V3a genome:
- the LOC126883809 gene encoding uncharacterized protein LOC126883809: MPTSGFIVLVLVLLVTCEAEPATEFIEASDGGSASLPCNLSPVGAPDKISVVLWYKGAEQNPIYKYDVRGNQPVRWAEPSLQNRYFLRILDDHRAVMSISPTKLIDEQVFHCKVDFMKSSTRITHVNLTIIVVVLLLTCGAEPATEFIEASDGGSASLPCNLSPVGAPDKISVVLWYKGAEQNPIYKYDVRGNQPVRWAEPSLQNRYFLRILDDHRAVMSISPTKLIDEQVFHCKVDFMKSSTRITHVNLTIIVVVLLVTCEAEPATEFIEASDGGSASLPCNLSPVGAPDKISVVLWYKGAEQNPIYKYDVRGNQPVRWAEPSLQNRYFLRILDDHRAVMSISPTKLIDEQVFHCKVDFMKSSTRITHVNLTIIAI; the protein is encoded by the exons ATGCCGACGTCCGGTTTCATAGTACTAGTACTAGTTCTACTAGTAACCTGCGAAGCTGAGCCGGCCACCGAATTCATCGAAGCTTCGGATGGGGGCAGTGCCTCCTTACCGTGCAATCTCAGCCCTGTCGGGGCTCCGGACAAAATAAGTGTAGTGTTGTGGTATAAAGGTGCCGAGCAAAATCCTATTTATAAGTATGACGTTCGAGGTAATCAGCCAGTGCGCTGGGCTGAACCGTCCCTGCAAAATAGGTACTTTTTACGAATTCTCGACGATCACAGGGCCGTCATGAGCATATCGCCGACTAAGCTCATTGACGAACAAGTCTTTCATTGTAAAGTTGATTTTATGAAGTCTTCTACAAGAATCACGCACGTAAATCTAACGATAATAG TAGTAGTTCTACTATTAACCTGCGGAGCTGAGCCGGCCACCGAATTCATCGAAGCTTCGGATGGGGGCAGTGCCTCCTTACCGTGCAATCTCAGCCCTGTCGGGGCTCCGGACAAAATAAGTGTAGTGTTGTGGTATAAAGGTGCCGAGCAAAATCCTATTTATAAGTATGACGTTCGAGGTAATCAGCCAGTGCGCTGGGCTGAACCGTCCCTGCAAAATAGGTACTTTTTACGAATTCTCGACGATCACAGGGCCGTCATGAGCATATCGCCGACTAAGCTCATTGACGAACAAGTCTTTCATTGTAAAGTTGATTTCATGAAGTCTTCTACAAGAATCACGCACGTAAATCTAACGATAATAG TAGTAGTTCTACTAGTAACCTGCGAAGCTGAGCCGGCCACCGAATTCATCGAAGCTTCGGATGGGGGCAGTGCCTCCTTACCGTGCAATCTCAGCCCTGTCGGGGCTCCGGACAAAATAAGTGTAGTGTTGTGGTATAAAGGTGCCGAGCAAAATCCTATTTATAAGTATGACGTTCGAG GTAATCAGCCAGTGCGCTGGGCTGAACCGTCCCTGCAAAATAGGTACTTTTTACGAATTCTCGACGATCACAGGGCCGTCATGAGCATATCGCCGACTAAGCTCATTGACGAACAAGTCTTTCATTGTAAAGTTGATTTCATGAAGTCTTCTACAAGAATCACGCACGTAAATCTAACGATAATAG CAATTTAG